The Macaca fascicularis isolate 582-1 chromosome 11, T2T-MFA8v1.1 genome includes a region encoding these proteins:
- the UNC119B gene encoding protein unc-119 homolog B isoform X2, whose translation MGPWTLSLEPPAIREVSAQPGAPALWQARSLTCFLRRPHCSPPPLQPGGPPSRFGSRGLPLSVQIIYVNPKTTSTVLILPASKFEIWRQGQYFLRLPNLAFQTRRRMRRREVETWTSAQDVLSAISSHRHFSASGQSGLLRLMIENPYETRSDSFYFVDNKLIMHNKADYAYNGGQ comes from the exons ATGGGCCCTTGGACCCTCAGCCTGGAACCCCCGGCCATCCGTGAAGTTAGCGCTCAGCCAGGCGCCCCAGCCCTCTGGCAGGCCAGAAGCCTTACCTGCTTCCTCCGCCGGCCCCATTGCAGCCCTCCCCCATTGCAGCCTGGCGGGCCTCCCTCCCGCTTTGGGTCCAGAGGGTTGCCCCTTAGTGTGCAG ATTATTTATGTAAACCCGAAGACAACATCTACAGTATTGATTTTACCCGCTTCAAAATTCGAGATTTGGAGACAGGGACAGTACTTTTTGAGATTGCCAAACCTTGCGTTTCAG AccaggaggaggatgaggaggagggaggtggagacGTGGACATCAGCGCAGGACGTTTTGTCCGCTATCAGTTCACACCGGCATTTCTCCGCCTCCGGACAGTCGGGGCTAC TTCGTCTGATGATTGAAAATCCTTACGAGACCCGCTCTGACAGCTTCTACTTTGTTGACAACAAGCTGATAATGCACAACAAGGCTGATTATGCCTATAATGGAGGCCAGTAA
- the UNC119B gene encoding protein unc-119 homolog B isoform X1, with product MSGSNPKAAAAASAAGPGGLVAGKEEKKKAGGGVLNRLKARRQAPHHAADDGVGAAVTEQELLALDTIRPEHVLRLSRVTENYLCKPEDNIYSIDFTRFKIRDLETGTVLFEIAKPCVSDQEEDEEEGGGDVDISAGRFVRYQFTPAFLRLRTVGATVEFTVGDKPVSNFRMIERHYFREHLLKNFDFDFGFCIPSSRNTCEHIYEFPQLSEDVIRLMIENPYETRSDSFYFVDNKLIMHNKADYAYNGGQ from the exons ATGAGCGGGTCTAACCCGAAGGCTGCGGCCGCGGCTTCGGCGGCTGGACCCGGGGGGCTGGTGGCTGgcaaggaggagaagaagaaggcgGGCGGCGGCGTCCTGAACCGTCTGAAGGCGCGGCGGCAGGCGCCCCACCACGCGGCCGACGACGGCGTCGGGGCAGCGGTCACGGAGCAGGAGCTGCTGGCGCTGGACACCATCCGGCCCGAGCACGTCCTGCGCCTCAGCCGAGTCACCGAGA ATTATTTATGTAAACCCGAAGACAACATCTACAGTATTGATTTTACCCGCTTCAAAATTCGAGATTTGGAGACAGGGACAGTACTTTTTGAGATTGCCAAACCTTGCGTTTCAG AccaggaggaggatgaggaggagggaggtggagacGTGGACATCAGCGCAGGACGTTTTGTCCGCTATCAGTTCACACCGGCATTTCTCCGCCTCCGGACAGTCGGGGCTAC GGTGGAGTTCACAGTGGGAGACAAACCTGTGTCAAACTTCCGGATGATCGAACGGCACTATTTCCGGGAACACTTGCTGAAAAACTTTGACTTTGATTTTGGCTTCTGCATCCCCAGCAGTAGGAACACTTGTGAACATATCTATGAGTTTCCCCAGCTTTCGGAGGATGTCA TTCGTCTGATGATTGAAAATCCTTACGAGACCCGCTCTGACAGCTTCTACTTTGTTGACAACAAGCTGATAATGCACAACAAGGCTGATTATGCCTATAATGGAGGCCAGTAA
- the ACADS gene encoding short-chain specific acyl-CoA dehydrogenase, mitochondrial, with protein MAAALLARASGPVRRALCPRAWRQLHTIYQSVELPETHQMLLQTCRDFAEKELFPIAAQVDKEQLFPAAQVKKMGGLGLLAMDVPEELGGAGLDYLAYAIAMEEISRGCASTGVIMSVNNSLYLGPILKFGSKEQKQKWVTPFTSGDKIGCFALSEPGNGSDAGAASTTARAEGDSWVLNGTKAWITNAWEASAAVVFASTDRALQNKGISAFLVPMPTPGLTLGKKEDKLGIRGSSTANLIFEDCRIPKDSILGEPGMGFKIAMQTLDMGRIGIASQALGIAQTALDCAANYAENRMAFGAPLTKLQVIQFKLADMALALESARLLTWRAAMLKDNKKPFIKEAAMAKLAASEAATAISHQAIQILGGMGYVTEMPAERHYRDARITEIYEGTSEIQRLVIAGHLLRSYRS; from the exons ATGGCCGCCGCGCTGCTCGCCCGGGCCTCTGGCCCTGTCCGCAGAG CTCTCTGTCCTAGGGCCTGGCGGCAGTTACACACCATCTACCAGTCTGTGGAACTGCCTGAGACACACCAGATGTTGCTCCAGACATGCCGGGACTTTGCAGAGAAGGAGTTGTTTCCCATTGCAGCCCAGGTGGATAAGGAACAGCTCTTCCCAGCCGCTCAG GTGAAGAAGATGGGCGGGCTCGGGCTTCTGGCCATGGACGTGCCCGAGGAGCTTGGCGGTGCCGGCCTTGATTACCTGGCCTACGCCATCGCCATGGAGGAGATCAGCCGCGGCTGCGCCTCCACTGGAGTCATCATGAGTGTCAACAAT TCTCTCTACCTGGGGCCCATCTTGAAGTTTGGCTCCAAGGAGCAGAAGCAGAAGTGGGTCACGCCTTTCACCAGTGGTGATAAAATTGGCTGCTTTGCCCTCAGCGAACCAG GAAACGGTAGCGATGCAGGAGCCGCGTCCACCACCGCCCGGGCCGAGGGCGACTCGTGGGTCCTGAATGGCACCAAAGCCTGGATCACCAATGCCTGGGAGGCCTCGGCTGCCGTGGTCTTTGCCAGCACAGACAGAGCCCTGCAAAACAAG GGCATCAGTGCCTTCCTGGTCCCCATGCCAACGCCTGGGCTCACGTTGGGGAAGAAGGAAGACAAGCTGGGCATCCGGGGCTCATCCACGGCCAACCTCATCTTTGAGGACTGTCGCATCCCCAAGGACAGCATCCTGGGGGAGCCGGGGATGGGCTTCAAGATAGCCATG CAAACCCTGGACATGGGCCGCATCGGCATCgcctcccaggccctgggcaTTGCCCAGACCGCCCTCGATTGTGCTGCGAACTATGCTGAGAATCGCATGGCCTTCGGGGCGCCCCTCACCAAGCTCCAGGTCATCCAG TTCAAGTTGGCAGACATGGCCTTGGCCCTGGAGAGTGCCCGGCTGCTGACCTGGCGCGCTGCCATGCTGAAGGATAACAAGAAGCCTTTCATCAAG GAGGCAGCCATGGCCAAGCTGGCCGCCTCGGAGGCTGCGACCGCCATCAGCCACCAG GCCATCCAGATCCTGGGCGGCATGGGCTATGTGACAGAGATGCCAGCAGAACGGCACTACCGCGATGCCCGTATCACTGAGATCTACGAGGGCACCAGCGAAATCCAGCGGCTGGTGATCGCCGGGCACCTGCTCAGGAGCTACCGGAGCTGA
- the UNC119B gene encoding protein unc-119 homolog B isoform X3, whose protein sequence is MSGSNPKAAAAASAAGPGGLVAGKEEKKKAGGGVLNRLKARRQAPHHAADDGVGAAVTEQELLALDTIRPEHVLRLSRVTENYLCKPEDNIYSIDFTRFKIRDLETGTVLFEIAKPCVSDQEEDEEEGGGDVDISAGRFVRYQFTPAFLRLRTVGATSSDD, encoded by the exons ATGAGCGGGTCTAACCCGAAGGCTGCGGCCGCGGCTTCGGCGGCTGGACCCGGGGGGCTGGTGGCTGgcaaggaggagaagaagaaggcgGGCGGCGGCGTCCTGAACCGTCTGAAGGCGCGGCGGCAGGCGCCCCACCACGCGGCCGACGACGGCGTCGGGGCAGCGGTCACGGAGCAGGAGCTGCTGGCGCTGGACACCATCCGGCCCGAGCACGTCCTGCGCCTCAGCCGAGTCACCGAGA ATTATTTATGTAAACCCGAAGACAACATCTACAGTATTGATTTTACCCGCTTCAAAATTCGAGATTTGGAGACAGGGACAGTACTTTTTGAGATTGCCAAACCTTGCGTTTCAG AccaggaggaggatgaggaggagggaggtggagacGTGGACATCAGCGCAGGACGTTTTGTCCGCTATCAGTTCACACCGGCATTTCTCCGCCTCCGGACAGTCGGGGCTAC TTCGTCTGATGATTGA